Part of the Phragmites australis chromosome 23, lpPhrAust1.1, whole genome shotgun sequence genome is shown below.
TAATTGTCTTCCGCTCGGTCGGCCTCGCACGTACATAAATAAACGTAGGCAACGTTCACTCGCACGCTGCTCCATTTCCATTTCGTCGTTGCCCGCCTCGATCGGCTCAGCTCAGACAGCTCACAACAACCCAGCTTCAGCTTCTGCTTCagcctctctcgctctctccatGGCCGACCGCGTCCACCCCATGCCAccgcccacctcctcctccccgcctcGACGACCCGATCAACAAGCGGACGCGGACGCTGCTGCGGCGCTCACGGAGACGACGCCGCTGCACCCGTCCTTCCGCCGCCCTTTGGCTCCGCCGCCGGGCACCTACATCATACAGGTCCCCAAGGACCAGGTCCTCCACGTCCCGCCCCCGGACCGCGCCCGCCGCTACAGGAAGCTCGCCGCGCGCCCCGCCAGACGCCGACTCCTCCGCCGAGCCTGCTGCTTCTCCTGCGCTGCCGtcatcatcctcgtcctcctcgccgcGGCTTTCGTGGGCGCCGTGTACCTCATCTTCCGGCCCCGCGCGCCATCCTTCTCCGTCGCGTCCATCTCCATCCGCGGCCTCGACAACCCCACCCTCTCCTCGTCATCCACGCTCTCCCCGGAGCTCGACGCCGGCGTGCGCGCGGACAACGGCGCCAACAAGAAGGTCGGCATCGACTACCGCGACGGCTGGGAGGTGGCCGTTTCCTACTCCGGTGTGCGGCTCGCGTCCGGGGACTCGCCCGCGTTCTACCAGCCGCCAAGAAACGTGACGGTGTTCCCGGCGGCGTTGAGGGGCCAGGGGGTGAGCTTCACGGAGGAGCAGAGGAGGCAGCTGGCCGCTGATCAGGCGGCCGGCGCGGTGCCGCTGACGGTGGAGGCAAGGGTGCCGGTGCGGTTGAGGTTCGGGAAGGTGTTGCGGACGTGGACGGTGGACGTGAAGGCGAGTTGCGACGTGGCGGTGGACAAGCTGGCAGGgaacgcggcggcggcgaacagGGGGTGCAGGGTCAGGGTCAAGCCgctctggtggtggtggtgatcgcCGGCGCCACCGCTAGCTCATGCGTGGGTAATGCTGCCGCTTAACAATGCATTGAACACAGAGATTAAGTCCTACTTAGTATTCCGCCTGTGAAGTAAATTAATCTCAATGTCTAGAGAATTTTTGGGGTGTATATTTTGGAATCAATGTGAAGACTGTCGGTTATTCAGTATACAGAATTCTCGGTTGCACTATGTCGTAACTGGGGTGAAATTAATATggcaaataaaatatatgttctTTATCAAGAATATTTGGCGGTTTAGTACTATGCtatattattgatgatttatatttatatggTATTTTACACTTTCATTTCCTTTCAACATTCAGATATAAGTTAAGATAATGTAATAATGAATAATGGAATCAATGTTCG
Proteins encoded:
- the LOC133906385 gene encoding NDR1/HIN1-like protein 13, coding for MADRVHPMPPPTSSSPPRRPDQQADADAAAALTETTPLHPSFRRPLAPPPGTYIIQVPKDQVLHVPPPDRARRYRKLAARPARRRLLRRACCFSCAAVIILVLLAAAFVGAVYLIFRPRAPSFSVASISIRGLDNPTLSSSSTLSPELDAGVRADNGANKKVGIDYRDGWEVAVSYSGVRLASGDSPAFYQPPRNVTVFPAALRGQGVSFTEEQRRQLAADQAAGAVPLTVEARVPVRLRFGKVLRTWTVDVKASCDVAVDKLAGNAAAANRGCRVRVKPLWWWW